The proteins below come from a single Acidobacteriota bacterium genomic window:
- a CDS encoding crotonase/enoyl-CoA hydratase family protein produces the protein MTEATPITTTLAGHVLRIHVDREKKLNSFTPEMFAQLSGALAELEETEDAWVGVLTFQGKHTTAGLDLPKFAGSMARGRDADESPDDRPDPFALRRRCRKPLVMAVQGICYTIGIEMALAADIVVAAEDARFAQLEPRRGLAVFGGAHVRYVQRAGWGNAMYHLLRADEFDAQRALALGFVQEVVPAGNQIDRALELAEEICECAPLAVREIKRAAQVYLEEGEQAAYREIPAMRAKTANSADFAEGIASFVERRKAPFQGR, from the coding sequence ATGACTGAAGCAACGCCCATCACAACCACCCTCGCCGGGCACGTCCTGCGAATCCACGTGGACCGCGAGAAGAAGCTCAACAGCTTCACTCCCGAGATGTTCGCCCAACTCTCCGGTGCACTGGCCGAACTCGAGGAGACAGAAGACGCATGGGTCGGCGTCCTCACCTTCCAGGGGAAGCACACGACGGCCGGCCTCGACCTGCCGAAGTTCGCCGGTTCGATGGCCCGCGGCAGGGACGCCGACGAATCGCCGGACGACCGCCCCGACCCCTTCGCGCTCCGCCGGCGATGCCGCAAGCCGCTGGTGATGGCCGTCCAGGGAATCTGCTACACGATCGGGATCGAAATGGCGCTGGCCGCTGACATCGTGGTGGCGGCCGAGGACGCGCGCTTCGCGCAACTGGAACCCCGGCGCGGCCTCGCGGTGTTCGGAGGCGCCCACGTCCGCTACGTGCAGCGAGCCGGATGGGGAAACGCGATGTACCACCTGCTGCGCGCCGACGAGTTCGACGCCCAGCGCGCACTCGCTCTCGGCTTCGTGCAGGAGGTCGTGCCCGCCGGCAACCAGATCGACCGGGCCCTGGAGCTTGCGGAGGAGATCTGCGAGTGCGCCCCGCTCGCCGTTCGGGAGATCAAGCGGGCGGCGCAGGTCTATCTCGAAGAGGGCGAGCAGGCCGCGTACCGGGAGATCCCCGCCATGCGCGCGAAGACGGCGAACTCGGCGGACTTCGCGGAGGGGATCGCTTCGTTCGTCGAGCGTCGCAAGGCGCCGTTCCAGGGGCGCTGA
- a CDS encoding SRPBCC domain-containing protein: MTDLTLQRVIDAPVERVYAAWTDPELLKQWLAPGSAVASRAVADVAVGGTFLIEMRGTDEQRWLARGVYREVAPLRRLVHTWRWEGSDTETLVTIEFEPESADRTRLTLTHARFTQDEARDEHERSWADCLEKLRELCAA, encoded by the coding sequence ATGACGGACCTGACGCTTCAACGCGTGATCGACGCACCGGTCGAGCGGGTCTACGCGGCCTGGACCGACCCGGAGTTGCTAAAGCAGTGGCTGGCGCCCGGCAGTGCCGTGGCCTCGCGCGCGGTCGCCGACGTCGCGGTCGGCGGGACCTTCCTCATCGAGATGCGCGGGACCGACGAGCAGCGCTGGCTCGCCCGCGGCGTGTACCGGGAAGTCGCGCCGCTACGTCGTCTGGTGCACACCTGGCGCTGGGAAGGCAGCGACACCGAGACGCTGGTCACCATCGAGTTCGAACCCGAATCGGCCGACAGGACGCGCCTCACGCTCACTCATGCCCGGTTCACCCAGGACGAGGCCCGCGACGAGCACGAGCGGAGCTGGGCGGACTGCCTCGAGAAGCTCAGGGAGCTGTGCGCCGCATGA
- a CDS encoding ATP-dependent helicase, with translation MTSSSRLREAILAEGPTDQQRDAIFTEELEFLLRAAPGSGKTWTSCRRFVWRAANWPHAVGGLALLSFTNAAIREFETATIKLGRRDLLSEPNYVGTFDSFVERYLLGPFGHLLTGADKRPRLFPGPRPGHWANSKLKVWTSGKGGSKIPVRAWEIEPYRDGTKLRFKWSRGSATLPLAAANEAVQELLSLGLYTHAQRVRWACELLSRRPHIAELLARRFPEMIVDEAQDSNPWLLLLLNHLREKGARITLVGDPEQCIFEFSMADATSLPSLKTEWSIPERPLSRSFRCNNQIVEAVRNVGGNLAFTGAGDGGVEGRRAFVVRETSSTFSDGLAAFQDLADQAGLSIDSAAVVSRGHGQLEALRGRANHRKLQGKAGRLAAAAFLRDSRRDYRGAARIVEGVVRELAGDDSLWERIDSDPKAPEATAVKLAIWRFVKRPDRLEPVSQLGSTWVSSMRTQLASLIEETGMRCDAKLGDHITIRGLSVAQRALPLFESSQEFPEVRHDTIHQVKGESIDAVFVIGTTRFWNLVMTAVRDGESTEERRLAYVAMTRARHLLVVGLPKGHYDKHSRTWVEWGFRVAT, from the coding sequence ATGACGTCGAGTAGTCGTCTCCGGGAGGCGATACTCGCGGAAGGGCCGACAGACCAGCAAAGGGACGCGATTTTCACTGAGGAGTTGGAGTTTCTCTTACGCGCAGCACCGGGAAGCGGAAAGACCTGGACGTCATGTCGACGCTTTGTCTGGAGAGCAGCCAACTGGCCTCACGCTGTCGGTGGACTGGCCCTTCTGTCGTTCACGAACGCGGCAATCCGGGAGTTCGAGACTGCGACGATCAAGTTAGGGCGACGAGACCTTCTCTCCGAGCCAAACTACGTCGGCACGTTTGACTCGTTCGTTGAACGCTACCTTCTCGGGCCGTTTGGCCATCTGCTCACGGGCGCAGACAAGCGTCCCAGGCTCTTCCCAGGCCCACGTCCAGGTCACTGGGCTAACAGCAAACTGAAGGTGTGGACGAGCGGCAAGGGCGGCAGCAAGATCCCGGTTCGTGCGTGGGAAATCGAACCCTATCGGGATGGCACCAAGCTTCGCTTCAAGTGGTCGCGAGGCTCCGCGACTCTACCTCTCGCCGCCGCCAATGAGGCCGTCCAGGAGTTGTTGTCTCTGGGGCTCTATACACATGCCCAGCGCGTGCGCTGGGCATGTGAGCTTCTCTCCAGGAGGCCTCACATCGCTGAACTCCTCGCCAGGCGCTTCCCAGAGATGATCGTTGACGAAGCGCAGGACTCGAATCCGTGGTTGCTTCTCCTCTTGAACCATCTGCGGGAGAAGGGAGCACGGATCACCCTCGTTGGCGATCCGGAGCAGTGCATTTTCGAGTTTAGTATGGCGGATGCAACGTCGTTGCCCAGTCTGAAGACAGAGTGGTCGATTCCAGAGAGGCCTTTGAGCCGGTCCTTCCGGTGCAACAACCAGATCGTCGAGGCCGTCCGTAACGTCGGCGGGAATCTGGCCTTCACAGGAGCTGGTGATGGAGGAGTGGAGGGACGCAGAGCCTTTGTAGTCAGAGAGACGTCGTCGACATTCTCTGATGGCCTAGCGGCCTTTCAAGATCTCGCAGACCAGGCTGGACTGAGCATCGACTCTGCGGCGGTCGTCAGTCGAGGGCATGGGCAATTGGAGGCGCTGCGCGGCAGGGCAAACCACAGGAAGCTTCAGGGCAAGGCAGGCCGTTTGGCCGCAGCCGCGTTCCTTCGTGATTCCCGACGCGACTATCGCGGGGCTGCGCGGATCGTTGAGGGGGTCGTGCGCGAACTCGCTGGGGACGACTCTCTGTGGGAACGCATCGATTCCGACCCGAAGGCACCGGAGGCGACGGCTGTGAAGCTGGCGATCTGGAGGTTCGTTAAGAGGCCGGACCGATTGGAGCCGGTATCTCAGCTTGGTAGCACCTGGGTTTCTTCCATGCGAACCCAGTTGGCGAGCTTGATCGAAGAAACCGGCATGCGGTGCGATGCGAAGCTAGGGGATCACATCACGATCAGGGGACTCTCCGTCGCTCAGAGGGCTTTGCCGCTTTTCGAATCTTCCCAGGAGTTTCCGGAAGTCCGACACGACACGATTCACCAAGTGAAAGGCGAGAGCATCGACGCAGTGTTCGTCATCGGCACGACGAGGTTCTGGAACTTGGTGATGACCGCGGTGCGAGACGGCGAAAGCACAGAAGAGCGACGGCTGGCGTATGTGGCCATGACCCGAGCCCGGCACCTGCTTGTGGTCGGGTTACCGAAGGGGCACTACGATAAGCACTCGAGGACCTGGGTGGAGTGGGGCTTCAGGGTGGCGACGTAG
- a CDS encoding MT-A70 family methyltransferase — protein sequence MERSLGAERFGTILADPPWRFANRTGKVAPEHRRLSRYATLSLSEIASLPISKYTDERAHCYLWVPNALMPDGLFVLESWGFEYKTNLIWHKIRKDGGSDGRGVGFYFRNVTEMILFGVRGKQVRTLGPGRSQVNMIESQKREHSRKPDEQYKLIESCSWGPYLELFGRGTRPNWTTWGNQASDDYEPDWPTYPRNSPTPVQ from the coding sequence CTGGAGAGAAGCCTCGGTGCCGAGCGGTTTGGCACCATTCTGGCCGACCCGCCTTGGCGTTTCGCGAATCGTACGGGAAAAGTAGCCCCCGAGCATCGGCGCCTCTCGCGGTACGCGACTCTCAGTTTGAGCGAGATCGCATCCCTCCCGATTTCAAAGTACACAGACGAACGCGCCCATTGCTACCTGTGGGTGCCGAACGCTCTTATGCCCGACGGGCTGTTTGTGCTCGAATCGTGGGGTTTTGAGTACAAGACCAACTTGATCTGGCACAAGATCCGCAAGGATGGCGGCTCAGATGGTCGGGGTGTCGGCTTCTACTTCCGCAACGTGACCGAGATGATCCTGTTCGGGGTTCGGGGGAAGCAAGTTCGCACACTAGGTCCAGGGCGCAGTCAGGTGAACATGATTGAGAGTCAGAAACGGGAACACTCTCGCAAGCCGGACGAGCAGTACAAACTGATTGAGAGTTGCAGTTGGGGGCCGTACCTAGAGTTGTTTGGTCGCGGCACCCGTCCCAACTGGACGACGTGGGGCAACCAAGCCTCTGACGACTACGAGCCGGATTGGCCTACATACCCCCGAAACTCCCCGACTCCAGTTCAGTGA
- a CDS encoding HigA family addiction module antitoxin translates to MTRMKNPAHPGRLVASAIEAEGWTITHAAERLGVTRAFLSRILHGHAGITAATALRLKALGWSDPEHWMRMQASHDLAQERRRAVAVA, encoded by the coding sequence ATGACCCGCATGAAGAACCCCGCCCACCCAGGCAGGCTCGTCGCGAGCGCCATCGAGGCCGAGGGCTGGACGATCACGCACGCCGCCGAGCGGCTCGGCGTCACCCGCGCGTTCCTGTCGCGAATCCTCCACGGACACGCCGGCATCACCGCAGCCACCGCGCTGCGGCTCAAGGCGCTCGGCTGGTCCGACCCGGAACACTGGATGCGGATGCAGGCGAGCCACGACCTCGCCCAGGAACGGCGACGCGCCGTCGCCGTCGCCTGA
- a CDS encoding ThiF family adenylyltransferase has product MITEEEFLARRGDRALRLGYGGACPAEGVGLVVRAAALRSPAAFPAVVAAANLLARWVPRLSVALPDGPDGTIEPLVTAIEEAVRTANPFLDLRWRSPDDAQPSLAIGPGPASRHEIAAWADGWVAVSTNGPSSPCRSEPITSVLLFAITLGVGRVFRQAWRLSCDGPAEVRWNTWHHTLNRDESSYETHGPPSEPPSLGRVLQVGAGAVGSNIIYFLCLMGASADVVLVDHDVVKVENLDRSLLFGLLDAVPEEAPKVEAAVRATECYADLEIQPIQAKWADYAQRSYRVGDFDLALALANEDHVWPAMSRAVLPLTLQATTDESWGVALGAHTPGTGYCLQCRFPLDVPVLPTVCAQGATEIESTPGTKTTVHASLPFQSAAAAGLLAVEIDKLSLGPVEGAPNYVEGRTGVTEQVLSLRRPPTKTCPACRDFPEDFWATKYSFSRFADHR; this is encoded by the coding sequence TTGATCACGGAGGAGGAGTTCCTCGCACGAAGAGGGGATCGCGCCCTGCGCTTAGGCTACGGCGGTGCATGCCCCGCAGAGGGCGTCGGACTCGTCGTCCGCGCCGCGGCGCTCCGTTCGCCGGCTGCCTTTCCTGCGGTTGTAGCCGCTGCGAACTTGCTCGCCCGATGGGTACCCAGGCTGTCGGTAGCTCTACCGGACGGGCCGGACGGCACGATCGAGCCGCTTGTGACGGCCATTGAAGAGGCCGTTCGAACAGCCAACCCCTTTCTTGATCTTCGATGGCGTAGCCCCGATGACGCGCAGCCTTCTTTGGCCATCGGCCCGGGGCCAGCGTCAAGACACGAAATAGCAGCTTGGGCAGATGGCTGGGTCGCGGTCTCCACGAATGGTCCATCGTCGCCGTGCCGGTCGGAGCCGATCACATCCGTTCTCCTGTTCGCCATAACCCTGGGCGTCGGAAGGGTGTTCAGGCAGGCGTGGCGCCTTTCTTGTGACGGACCCGCCGAGGTGAGATGGAACACATGGCACCACACGCTCAATCGCGACGAATCGAGCTACGAGACCCACGGGCCACCTAGCGAGCCGCCGAGTCTCGGTCGCGTCCTTCAGGTGGGAGCGGGCGCGGTTGGCTCTAACATCATCTACTTCCTGTGCCTCATGGGCGCCTCGGCGGATGTGGTCCTAGTCGATCATGATGTCGTGAAGGTGGAGAATCTAGACAGGTCTCTACTGTTCGGGCTGCTCGACGCAGTCCCGGAAGAAGCGCCGAAAGTCGAGGCCGCGGTCCGCGCCACCGAGTGCTACGCTGACCTTGAGATCCAACCGATTCAGGCCAAATGGGCAGACTACGCCCAACGCAGCTACCGCGTTGGAGACTTTGACCTGGCCTTGGCGCTCGCGAACGAAGATCACGTCTGGCCGGCGATGAGCAGAGCGGTTCTTCCTTTGACTCTCCAAGCCACTACCGACGAGAGTTGGGGTGTGGCCCTCGGCGCCCACACCCCTGGCACAGGCTACTGCCTTCAGTGTCGGTTTCCCCTCGATGTCCCAGTGCTGCCTACCGTCTGTGCCCAAGGGGCTACGGAGATCGAATCCACACCGGGCACGAAAACGACAGTCCACGCCTCCCTGCCCTTTCAATCGGCCGCTGCGGCGGGGCTACTCGCAGTTGAGATCGACAAGCTCTCACTTGGCCCAGTCGAGGGAGCTCCGAACTACGTTGAGGGAAGAACCGGCGTAACGGAGCAAGTACTGTCACTGCGCCGACCACCCACAAAGACGTGCCCTGCGTGCCGTGACTTTCCGGAGGACTTCTGGGCCACGAAGTACAGCTTCTCGCGCTTCGCGGATCACCGATAG
- a CDS encoding toll/interleukin-1 receptor domain-containing protein, with protein MTKTQRETAQAGGAPRVFISYSHDSEGHKEWVLKLAMDLRHFGVDAILDQWDLRYGEDLPSFMTQGISDAKRVILVCTEDYVVKADEGSGGVGYERLIITAGIFEDTATTKFLPVVRQGGAGAKLPQFMEGRLYVDFSDDASYPHQLEELVREIHGTPSSPKPPLGVNPFAGQAGATAAGTSSPQRKAPARPLTTTVDAGWFERHVSAARAGLGNGGAMELRFGLDEPIDATQAELLEAARSSQIHTFGWPFGVVLDGDEQGPQPVPDGIVAEVSLDMSRGDFRDSYDYWALGGDGCFYLLQSLFEDRHAKGQIQFDTRMRRVAEALMYCGNLYRNLGVADEASMLVRVSHVNLGGRTLAATGSRYVSPKQLTPKVGDVSSELVTSNTDLRRNLTGRVEEILKSLFVLFGFQAFAPEIYDDVVGQFVKETGDPAWYGAVPALGAHGSAEGQRQS; from the coding sequence ATGACGAAGACGCAAAGAGAAACGGCACAGGCCGGTGGTGCGCCGAGGGTGTTCATTTCCTACTCGCACGACTCGGAGGGGCACAAGGAGTGGGTCCTCAAGCTCGCCATGGATCTTCGACACTTCGGAGTCGATGCGATTCTCGACCAATGGGACCTTCGCTACGGCGAGGACCTGCCGAGCTTCATGACCCAGGGGATCTCCGACGCCAAGCGGGTCATTCTCGTCTGCACCGAGGACTACGTCGTCAAGGCCGATGAGGGATCCGGTGGAGTCGGTTATGAGCGCCTCATCATCACGGCCGGGATCTTCGAGGACACGGCAACGACCAAGTTCCTGCCGGTTGTGCGACAAGGCGGGGCCGGGGCGAAGCTCCCGCAGTTCATGGAGGGACGGCTCTACGTGGACTTCTCCGATGACGCTTCCTACCCCCATCAACTCGAGGAGCTCGTCAGGGAGATTCACGGTACGCCTTCTTCTCCCAAGCCCCCGTTGGGCGTGAACCCGTTCGCGGGCCAGGCAGGGGCAACCGCTGCAGGCACGAGTTCGCCGCAACGGAAAGCTCCCGCTCGGCCCTTGACCACCACCGTGGACGCCGGTTGGTTCGAGCGCCACGTCAGCGCTGCTAGGGCGGGTCTGGGGAACGGTGGGGCCATGGAGCTGCGCTTCGGTCTTGATGAGCCGATCGACGCAACGCAGGCCGAACTCCTGGAAGCGGCTCGTTCGTCCCAGATTCACACGTTCGGCTGGCCGTTTGGCGTGGTCCTCGACGGGGACGAACAGGGCCCACAGCCGGTTCCAGACGGCATTGTTGCCGAAGTGTCACTCGACATGAGCCGTGGTGACTTTCGGGATTCGTACGACTATTGGGCGCTCGGAGGCGATGGATGCTTCTACTTGCTCCAGAGCCTCTTTGAGGATCGGCATGCCAAAGGACAAATCCAGTTTGATACACGCATGAGGCGGGTGGCCGAGGCCCTCATGTACTGCGGCAACCTGTACCGAAACCTGGGAGTAGCCGACGAAGCGAGCATGCTCGTGCGAGTCTCGCACGTGAACCTGGGAGGCAGGACGCTGGCTGCAACGGGGAGTCGCTACGTCTCTCCGAAACAGCTAACGCCGAAAGTCGGGGACGTGAGCTCCGAACTGGTGACCTCAAACACTGACCTGCGCCGGAACCTCACCGGCAGAGTGGAGGAAATCCTGAAGAGCCTCTTCGTGCTCTTCGGCTTCCAGGCCTTCGCACCAGAGATCTACGATGATGTCGTGGGTCAGTTCGTGAAGGAGACGGGAGATCCGGCGTGGTATGGCGCGGTCCCCGCCCTAGGGGCGCATGGAAGCGCGGAGGGGCAACGCCAGTCGTAG
- a CDS encoding nitronate monooxygenase: MTLDLTFGGRLRIPLIAAPMFLVSSPEMALAACSRGVMGSFPAHSTRTREVFADWLDQMTRGMQELRDQGIEPAPYAVNLVVHRTNERYPGDLELCIQHEVSVILTSKGAPEDVFRQIHDYGGVAFHDIASRRHAEKALEAGADGLIAVCGGAGGHCGTLNPFALLNEVREITDKPIVLAGSLSTGRDIVAALAMGADLAYMGTRFIPVRESLASEDYRSALFGATAKDVLFTTALDGFPANFLAPSIEAAGLDLDEVKATPPGQIVDPGKARTRYKKIFSAGQGVGMVNEVRTTAELCDELIAQYEEARVAVRERLSGSEVAELRRVGIRRGRNRMGSVGRPVFGVDEGRFAVPEDFDAPLDEDLLRT, from the coding sequence ATGACCCTCGACCTCACCTTCGGAGGCCGCCTCCGCATTCCGCTGATCGCGGCGCCGATGTTCCTCGTATCGTCGCCCGAGATGGCGCTCGCCGCCTGCTCCCGGGGCGTCATGGGCAGCTTCCCCGCCCACTCCACCCGGACGCGCGAGGTCTTCGCCGACTGGCTCGACCAGATGACCCGCGGCATGCAGGAACTGCGCGACCAGGGGATCGAACCGGCGCCCTACGCCGTCAACCTCGTCGTCCACCGCACGAACGAGCGCTACCCCGGCGACCTCGAGCTGTGCATCCAGCACGAGGTCTCCGTCATCCTCACCTCCAAGGGCGCCCCCGAGGACGTGTTCCGGCAGATCCACGACTACGGAGGGGTCGCCTTCCACGACATCGCCTCCCGCCGCCACGCCGAGAAGGCGCTCGAAGCCGGCGCCGACGGCCTGATCGCCGTCTGCGGCGGCGCCGGCGGCCACTGCGGCACCCTCAACCCCTTCGCCCTCCTCAACGAAGTCCGCGAGATCACGGACAAGCCCATCGTCCTCGCCGGCTCGCTCAGCACCGGCCGCGACATCGTCGCCGCCCTCGCCATGGGCGCCGACCTCGCCTACATGGGCACCCGCTTCATCCCCGTCCGCGAGTCGCTGGCCAGCGAGGACTACCGCAGCGCCCTGTTCGGAGCGACCGCGAAGGACGTCCTCTTCACGACCGCCCTCGACGGCTTCCCCGCCAACTTCCTGGCGCCCAGCATCGAGGCTGCCGGCCTGGATCTCGACGAGGTCAAGGCGACTCCGCCCGGGCAGATCGTCGACCCCGGCAAGGCGCGGACGCGCTACAAGAAGATCTTCTCCGCCGGCCAGGGTGTGGGGATGGTCAATGAGGTGCGGACGACGGCGGAGCTGTGCGATGAGTTGATTGCCCAGTATGAGGAGGCGCGGGTGGCGGTGCGGGAGCGGTTGAGTGGATCGGAGGTGGCGGAACTGCGGCGAGTCGGAATCCGTCGGGGAAGGAATCGAATGGGGAGCGTGGGGCGACCGGTCTTCGGCGTGGACGAGGGTCGGTTCGCGGTGCCGGAGGACTTCGACGCTCCGCTCGATGAGGATCTGCTGCGGACGTAG
- a CDS encoding AAA family ATPase, with product MWLRELQIRNFRKIDALTVSLPRGLTVLVGENNSGKTTIVDALRLMLFSSRDFDSLWLTEDDFRTGTDHAPIEICCRFTGLREEDEVYFQECLVDVGSGKFEMQVNARVEFNEITKRCHVKMWGGETEGGSLPSKHYDRLATIYLRPLRDPDRGLRPGRHSQVSRLIDCLTEDDQRADFETIANHANEEIRALKPVEEARGDINAQMAAIAGRELTQKTELIFTDPTFGRIIAGLQPEIEGLPFPLNGLGYNNLIFTSATLGTLRRSSRFSFRSILVEEPEAHLHPQLQVLLLRHLADVASECERNEVQVIASSHSPILASQAPIDSVVSVHDVDGKVSTVSVSGIAIDPKIKRKLQRYLDATRGELFFARRILMVEGIAEALLLPVLAKMAGGNLKESSVTVLNAHGINFNAFIPLFRAGGLGVPVAILTDGDAKEVGGQMSATAVGLKALESEVPNLRVEVSEVTFEHELARSDAMLPHMMAAFNQLHPRKGEELQVHLGTLECADDRADAFLSALLGLRVSKGEFAQELAGAIEGLELGAEAVPACIRNALEHLGALREGAADDVE from the coding sequence ATGTGGCTCCGTGAACTACAAATTCGCAACTTCCGTAAGATCGATGCGCTCACCGTGAGTTTGCCGCGCGGTTTGACGGTGTTAGTCGGGGAGAACAACTCGGGTAAGACGACGATCGTCGATGCACTACGGCTCATGTTGTTTTCGAGCCGGGATTTCGATTCCCTCTGGCTTACGGAGGATGACTTTCGGACCGGAACCGATCACGCGCCGATTGAAATCTGCTGCCGCTTTACGGGACTAAGAGAAGAAGACGAAGTGTATTTCCAAGAGTGCCTCGTGGACGTCGGTAGCGGGAAGTTCGAGATGCAGGTCAATGCGCGTGTTGAGTTCAACGAGATCACTAAGCGCTGCCACGTGAAGATGTGGGGTGGCGAGACCGAGGGCGGCTCACTTCCGTCGAAGCACTACGATCGCCTGGCGACGATCTACTTGAGGCCGCTGCGAGACCCCGATCGCGGCCTCCGGCCGGGTCGACATTCCCAGGTGTCCCGCCTTATCGACTGCCTGACTGAGGACGACCAGCGCGCAGACTTCGAGACCATCGCCAATCACGCAAATGAGGAGATCCGCGCTCTGAAGCCGGTCGAAGAGGCAAGGGGGGACATCAATGCGCAGATGGCGGCCATCGCGGGTCGTGAACTGACCCAGAAGACGGAGCTGATCTTCACCGACCCAACTTTCGGCCGGATCATCGCGGGTCTGCAGCCTGAGATCGAGGGACTTCCGTTTCCCCTTAATGGACTCGGCTACAACAACTTGATCTTCACATCCGCGACTCTGGGCACGCTCCGGCGGAGTTCACGGTTCTCGTTCCGTTCGATCCTCGTGGAGGAACCCGAAGCGCACCTGCATCCACAGCTACAGGTGCTCCTACTCAGGCATCTGGCTGATGTTGCCAGCGAGTGCGAACGCAACGAAGTGCAGGTCATCGCGAGCAGCCACTCTCCCATCCTGGCAAGTCAGGCCCCGATCGACTCGGTCGTATCCGTTCATGATGTTGATGGCAAGGTGAGCACGGTGTCGGTTTCTGGCATCGCGATTGACCCGAAGATCAAGAGGAAGCTCCAGCGGTATCTCGACGCGACCCGCGGGGAGTTGTTCTTTGCCCGCCGGATCTTGATGGTGGAGGGGATCGCCGAGGCACTGCTGCTACCGGTCCTGGCGAAGATGGCCGGTGGGAATCTGAAGGAATCATCCGTGACGGTGTTGAACGCGCATGGAATCAACTTCAACGCGTTTATTCCACTGTTCCGCGCTGGAGGCCTTGGAGTGCCGGTCGCCATTCTCACAGACGGTGACGCGAAGGAAGTCGGTGGACAGATGTCGGCAACCGCAGTGGGCCTGAAGGCACTGGAGTCTGAGGTTCCCAATCTGAGGGTAGAGGTTTCTGAGGTCACGTTTGAACACGAACTTGCACGTTCCGATGCGATGCTGCCGCACATGATGGCGGCGTTCAATCAGCTACACCCCAGGAAAGGAGAAGAGCTCCAGGTGCATCTTGGGACACTGGAGTGCGCAGATGACCGGGCGGATGCATTCCTGAGCGCCCTCTTAGGATTGCGGGTATCAAAAGGCGAGTTCGCCCAGGAGCTTGCAGGCGCGATTGAAGGTTTGGAGCTTGGGGCCGAGGCGGTTCCCGCCTGCATACGCAATGCGCTGGAGCACTTGGGGGCTCTCAGGGAAGGAGCCGCAGATGACGTCGAGTAG
- a CDS encoding metalloregulator ArsR/SmtB family transcription factor has protein sequence MVEQHLNRVFHALSNPTRRAILGRLASGQTTVGDLSRPLPLSFAGVSKHLGVLERAGLVTREARGRERVCRLNPAALRDAQDWLEFHTRFWTERLDALGDLVETGGDEEGERR, from the coding sequence ATGGTTGAACAACACCTGAACCGCGTCTTCCACGCCCTCTCCAACCCCACCCGCCGCGCCATCCTCGGCCGCCTCGCCTCCGGCCAAACAACCGTCGGCGACCTCTCCCGCCCTCTCCCCCTCTCCTTCGCCGGCGTCTCGAAACACCTCGGCGTACTCGAACGCGCCGGCCTCGTGACCCGCGAAGCACGGGGCCGGGAACGAGTATGCCGGCTCAACCCGGCCGCGCTCCGGGACGCCCAGGACTGGCTCGAGTTCCACACGCGCTTCTGGACGGAGCGCCTCGATGCGCTGGGCGACCTGGTCGAGACCGGCGGCGACGAGGAGGGCGAACGGCGATGA